A region from the Jaculus jaculus isolate mJacJac1 chromosome 18, mJacJac1.mat.Y.cur, whole genome shotgun sequence genome encodes:
- the Sec24c gene encoding protein transport protein Sec24C isoform X1, which produces MNVNQSAPPVPPFGQSQPIYPGYHQSSYGGQPGSAVPPTPYGAYNGPVPGYQQTHPQGVSRAPPSSGAPPVSTAQAPCGQAAYGQFGQGDIQNGPSSTVQMQRLPGSQQFGSPLAPVVSQPAVLQPYGPPPTSAQVTAQLAGMQLSGAVAPAPPPSGLGYGPPTSLASASGSFPNSGPYGSYPQGQASPLSQAQGHPGVQPPLRSAPPLASSFTPPASGGPRMPSMTGPLPPGQGFGGPPVSQPNHVSSPPVQALPPGTQMTGPPVPPPPMHSPQQPGYQLQQNGSFGPAGGPQPSYGGPYPGAPNFGSQPGPPQPLPPKRLDPDAIPSPQLNELPPQQKTRHRIDPDAIPSPIQVIEDDRNNRGSEPFVTGVRGQVPPLVTTNFLVKDQGNASPRYIRCTSYNIPCTSDMAKQAQVPLAAVIKPLARLPPEEASPYVVDHGESGPLRCNRCKAYMCPFMQFVEGGRRFQCCFCSCVNDVPPQYFQHLDHTGKRVDAYDRPELSLGSYEFLATVDYCKNNKFPSPPAFIFMIDVSYNAIRTGLVRLLCEELKSLLDYLPREGGAEESAIRVGFVTYNKVLHFYNVKSSLAQPQMMVVSDVADMFVPLLDGFLVNVNESRAVITSLLDQIPEMFADTRETETVFAPVIQAGMEALKAAECAGKLFLFHTSLPVAEAPGRLKNRDDRKLINTDKEKTLFQPQTGAYQTLAKDCVAQGCCVDLFLFPNQYVDVATLSVVPQLTGGSVYKYACFQVENDQERFLSDLRRDIQKVVGFDAVMRVRTSTGIRAVDFFGAFYMSNTTDVELAGLDGDKTVTVEFKHDDRLNEESGAVLQCALLYTSCAGQRRLRIHNLALNCCTQLADLYRNCETDTLINYMAKFAYRGVLNSPVKTVRDTLITQCAQILACYRKNCASPSSAGQLILPECMKLLPVYLNCVLKSDVLQPGAEVTTDDRAYVRQLVTSMDVAETNVFFYPRLLPLTKSPIESTSEPPAVRASEERLSNGDIYLLENGLNLFLWVGASVQQGVVQSLFNVSSFTQITSGLGVLPVLDNPLSKKVRGLIASLRAQRMRYMKLIVVKQEDKLEMLFKHFLVEDKSLSGGASYVDFLCHMHKEIRQLLS; this is translated from the exons GCTCCCTGGGTCTCAGCAGTTTGGGTCCCCACTGGCCCCTGTGGTCAGCCAGCCAGCTGTGCTTCAGCCCTATGGTCCCCCCCCAACAAGTGCACAGGTGACTGCGCAGCTGGCTggaatgcagctcagtggtgctgtggccccagcccctcccccttctGGGTTGGGCTATG gccCACCAACATCGCTGGCCTCGGCCTCAGGAAGTTTCCCTAACTCTGGTCCTTATGGCTCCTATCCTCAGGGCCAGGCTTCTCCCCTTAGTCAGGCCCAAGGtcatcctggagtccagcctccCCTGCGATCTGCCCCACCGTTGGCCTCCAGCTTCACACCTCCAGCTTCAGGGGGTCCTCGGATGCCTTCAATGACTGGTCCGCTCCCACCTGGACAGGGCTTTGGGGGTCCCCCAGTAAGCCAGCCCAACCATGTATCCTCACCTCCTGTTCAAGCTCTGCCTCCAGGAACCCAGATGACTGGGCCCCCAGTACCACCGCCACCTATGCACTCCCCCCAGCAGCCAGGCTATCAGCTGCAACAAAATG GTTCTTTTGGACCAGCCGGAGGCCCTCAGCCCAGTTATGGGGGTCCCTACCCTGGAGCGCCCAACTTTGGCAGTCAGCCCGGGCCTCCTCAGCCACTGCCTCCTAAGCGCCTGGACCCTGATgccatccccagccct CAACTCAATGAGCTGCCTCCACAGCAGAAAACCAGGCACAGAATAGACCCTGATGCCATTCCCAGTCCC ATTCAGGTTATTGAGGACGACAGGAACAACCGGGGTTCAGAGCCATTTGTTACCGGTGTACGGGGCCAGGTGCCACCCTTAGTCACTACCAACTTCCTGGTGAAAGATCAAG GGAATGCAAGCCCCCGATACATCCGATGCACATCCTATAATATCCCTTGCACATCTGACATGGCTAAGCAAGCTCAGGTGCCCCTGGCAGCTGTCATCAAGCCTCTGGCAAGGTTGCCTCCAGAGGAG GCTTCACCTTATGTCGTGGACCATGGGGAGTCTGGCCCTCTGCGCTGTAATCGCTGCAAAGCATACATGTGCCCCTTCATGCAGTTCGTTGAGGGAGGGAGGCGTTTCCAGTGCTGCTTCTGCAGCTGTGTCAACGATG TCCCCCCCCAGTATTTCCAACATCTGGATCATACTGGCAAACGTGTGGATGCTTATGACCGTCCTGAGCTGTCCCTGGGCTCTTATGAATTCTTGGCTACTGTCGATTACTGCAAG AACAATAAGTTCCCTAGCCCTCCTGCCTTTATCTTCATGATTGATGTCTCCTATAATGCCATTAGGACTGGTCTTGTTAGGCTCCTCTGTGAGGAGCTCAAGTCACTCTTGGACTACTTACCTAG GGAGGGCGGGGCAGAAGAATCAGCAATCCGGGTTGGCTTTGTCACCTACAATAAGGTGCTCCACTTCTACAATGTGAAGAGCTCATTGGCTCAGCCACAGATGATGGTTGTATCTGACGTGGCTGACATGTTTGTGCCGCTGCTGGATGGCTTCTTGGTCAATGTCAATGAGTCTCGAGCAGTCATCACCAG CTTACTGGATCAGATTCCAGAAATGTTTGCAGATACAAGGGAAACAGAGACAGTATTTGCACCAGTTATCCAGGCTGGGATGGAGGCTCTGAAG GCTGCTGAGTGTGCGGGCAAGCTGTTTCTGTTCCACACATCCCTGcctgtggctgaggccccaggAAGGCTGAAGAAcagagatgacagaaagctgatcAACACAGATAAGGAGAAG ACTCTGTTCCAGCCTCAGACAGGTGCCTATCAGACTCTGGCCAAAGACTGTGTGGCCCAGGGCTGCTGTGTGGACCTGTTCCTCTTCCCTAATCAGTATGTGGATGTGGCCACACTCTCTGTTGTACCCCAGCTCACTGGTGGCTCTGTCTACAAATACGCCTGTTTTCAG GTGGAGAATGATCAAGAACGGTTCCTGAGTGACTTGCGTCGTGACATACAGAAGGTTGTTGGCTTTGATGCTGTGATGCGGGTTCGGACAAGTACTG GTATTCGTGCTGTAGATTTCTTTGGAGCTTTCTACATGAGCAACACAACAGATGTGGAGCTGGCTGGGCTGGATGGGGACAAGACAGTGACCGTGGAGTTTAAACATGACGATCGGCTCAATGAAGAGAGTGGCGCTGTCCTGCAG TGTGCCCTGCTTTATACCAGCTGTGCAGGGCAGCGTCGGCTCCGCATCCACAACCTGGCCCTGAACTGCTGCACCCAGTTGGCTGATCTGTATCGAAACTGTGAGACTGACACACTCATCAACTACATGGCCAAATTTG CATACCGTGGTGTGCTGAATAGCCCCGTGAAGACTGTACGGGACACTCTCATCACCCAGTGTGCCCAGATCCTGGCTTGTTACAGAAAGAACTGtgccagcccctcttctgcaggACAG TTGATCCTTCCTGAGTGCATGAAGCTACTCCCAGTTTACCTGAACTGTGTGTTGAAGAGTGATGTTCTGCAGCCTGGAGCTGAAGTCACTACTGATGACCGTGCCTATGTCCGGCAGCTGGTTACCTCCATGGATGTGGCTGAGACCAATGTCTTCTTTTACCCTCGCCTCTTACCACTG ACAAAGTCTCCCATCGAGAGTACCAGTGAACCACCAGCAGTCCGAGCATCTGAAGAGCGTCTAAGCAATGGCGATATATATTTGCTGGAGAATGGGCTCAACCTCTTCCTCTGGGTGGGAGCAAGTGTCCAACAGGGCGTTGTCCAGAGCCTTTTCAATGTCTCCTCCTTCACTCAGATCACCAGTGGCTTG GGTGTTCTGCCAGTTCTGGATAATCCACTTTCCAAGAAGGTTCGAGGCCTCATTGCTAGCTTAAGGGCACAAAGAATGCGGTACATGAAG CTCATCGTGGTGAAGCAGGAGGACAAGCTGGAGATGCTGTTCAAGCACTTCCTGGTGGAAGACAAGAGCCTGAGTGGGGGAGCATCCTATGTGGACTTTCTCTGTCACATGCACAAAGAGATTCGGCAGCTACTGAGCTAA
- the Fut11 gene encoding alpha-(1,3)-fucosyltransferase 11 — MAAGRTGVVLAALGVLGICTASSSGPGAQGGEAEWAEPWDGTVFRPPSALGAVGTARGAGARPPGREETANLPVLLWWSPGLFPHFPGDSERIECARGACVASRDRRARADPRTRALLFYGTDFRASDAPLPRLAHQSWALLHEESPLNNFLLSHGPGIRLFNLTATFSRHSDYPLPLQWLPGTAYLRRPAPPLRERAEWRRRGYAPLLYLQSHCDVPADRDRYVRELMRYIPVDSYGKCLQNRELPTARLQDTATATTEDPELLAFLSRYKFHLALENAICNDYMTEKLWRPMHLGAVPVYRGSPSVRDWMPNNHSIILIDDFESPQKLAEFIDFLDKNDEEYMKYLAYKQPGGITNQFLLDSLEHREWGVNDPLMPNYLNGFECFVCDHELARLGAEKAHAASPGDVPVPEPHIAQPSHMNCPMPTPGFGNIEDIPENDSWKEMWLQDYWQSLDQGEALTAMIHNNETQQRKFWDYLHQIFMKRNQNF, encoded by the exons ATGGCTGCCGGGCGCACCGGGGTTGTCCTGGCCGCCCTGGGGGTGCTCGGTATCTGCACAGCTAGCAGCTCTGGGCCTGGGGCACAGGGCGGGGAGGCGGAGTGGGCGGAGCCGTGGGACGGGACGGTTTTCCGGCCTCCCTCGGCGCTAGGCGCGGTGGGGACGGCGCGCGGTGCTGGGGCTCGGCcgccagggagggaggagaccgCGAACTTACCGGTGCTGCTGTGGTGGAGCCCGGGGCTGTTCCCCCACTTCCCCGGCGACTCGGAGCGCATCGAGTGCGCGCGCGGCGCGTGCGTGGCGTCCCGGGACCGACGGGCGCGCGCCGACCCGCGCACGCGCGCGCTGCTCTTTTACGGCACCGACTTCCGCGCGTCCGACGCGCCGCTTCCGCGCCTGGCGCACCAGAGCTGGGCGCTTCTGCACGAAGAGTCGCCGCTCAACAACTTCTTGCTGAGCCACGGGCCGGGTATCCGCCTTTTCAATCTCACTGCCACCTTCAGCCGCCACTCGGACTACCCGCTGCCGCTGCAGTGGCTTCCGGGGACCGCCTATCTGCGCCGGCCAGCGCCTCCGCTCCGGGAGCGCGCCGAGTGGCGCCGCCGCGGGTACGCGCCGCTCCTCTACTTGCAGTCCCACTGCGACGTGCCCGCGGACCGGGACCGCTACGTGCGCGAGCTCATGCGCTACATCCCG GTGGACTCGTACGGGAAATGCCTGCAGAATCGGGAGCTGCCCACCGCGCGCTTACAGGACACAGCAACGGCCACCACCGAGGATCCAGAGCTCCTGGCCTTTTTGTCCCGCTATAAGTTCCACTTGGCCCTCGAAAATGCCATCTGCAATGACTACATGACAGAAAAGCTGTGGCGCCCCATGCACCTAGGTGCTGTGCCGGTGTACCGCGGCTCACCCTCTGTGAGGGACTGGATGCCAAATAACCATTCCATCATCCTCATTGACGACTTCGAGTCCCCTCAGAAGCTGGCAGAATTTATTGACTTTCTGGACAAGAATGACGAGGAGTACATGAAGTACCTGGCATACAAGCAGCCTGGGGGCATCACCAATCAGTTCCTTCTGGATAGCCTGGAGCACCGAGAGTGGGGAGTGAATGACCCCTTAATGCCCAACTACCTCAATGGCTTTGAGTGTTTCGTCTGTGACCACGAACTGGCTCGGCTGGGCGCGGAGAAAGCCCACGCGGCCTCTCCCGGGGACGTCCCTGTCCCTGAGCCTCACATTGCCCAGCCTTCACACATGAACTGTCCAatgcccacacctggctttggcaACATTGAAGACATTCCCGAGAATGACAG CTGGAAAGAGATGTGGCTGCAAGATTATTGGCAAAGTCTGGACCAGGGGGAAGCCCTCACTGCCATGATCCACAACAATGAAACACAGCAGAGGAAATTTTGGGATTACCTCCATCAGATCTTCATGAAAAGGAACCAAAATTTCTAA
- the Sec24c gene encoding protein transport protein Sec24C isoform X2: MNVNQSAPPVPPFGQSQPIYPGYHQSSYGGQPGSAVPPTPYGAYNGPVPGYQQTHPQGVSRAPPSSGAPPVSTAQAPCGQAAYGQFGQGDIQNGPSSTVQMQRLPGSQQFGSPLAPVVSQPAVLQPYGPPPTSAQVTAQLAGMQLSGAVAPAPPPSGLGYGPPTSLASASGSFPNSGPYGSYPQGQASPLSQAQGHPGVQPPLRSAPPLASSFTPPASGGPRMPSMTGPLPPGQGFGGPPVSQPNHVSSPPVQALPPGTQMTGPPVPPPPMHSPQQPGYQLQQNGSFGPAGGPQPSYGGPYPGAPNFGSQPGPPQPLPPKRLDPDAIPSPIQVIEDDRNNRGSEPFVTGVRGQVPPLVTTNFLVKDQGNASPRYIRCTSYNIPCTSDMAKQAQVPLAAVIKPLARLPPEEASPYVVDHGESGPLRCNRCKAYMCPFMQFVEGGRRFQCCFCSCVNDVPPQYFQHLDHTGKRVDAYDRPELSLGSYEFLATVDYCKNNKFPSPPAFIFMIDVSYNAIRTGLVRLLCEELKSLLDYLPREGGAEESAIRVGFVTYNKVLHFYNVKSSLAQPQMMVVSDVADMFVPLLDGFLVNVNESRAVITSLLDQIPEMFADTRETETVFAPVIQAGMEALKAAECAGKLFLFHTSLPVAEAPGRLKNRDDRKLINTDKEKTLFQPQTGAYQTLAKDCVAQGCCVDLFLFPNQYVDVATLSVVPQLTGGSVYKYACFQVENDQERFLSDLRRDIQKVVGFDAVMRVRTSTGIRAVDFFGAFYMSNTTDVELAGLDGDKTVTVEFKHDDRLNEESGAVLQCALLYTSCAGQRRLRIHNLALNCCTQLADLYRNCETDTLINYMAKFAYRGVLNSPVKTVRDTLITQCAQILACYRKNCASPSSAGQLILPECMKLLPVYLNCVLKSDVLQPGAEVTTDDRAYVRQLVTSMDVAETNVFFYPRLLPLTKSPIESTSEPPAVRASEERLSNGDIYLLENGLNLFLWVGASVQQGVVQSLFNVSSFTQITSGLGVLPVLDNPLSKKVRGLIASLRAQRMRYMKLIVVKQEDKLEMLFKHFLVEDKSLSGGASYVDFLCHMHKEIRQLLS, encoded by the exons GCTCCCTGGGTCTCAGCAGTTTGGGTCCCCACTGGCCCCTGTGGTCAGCCAGCCAGCTGTGCTTCAGCCCTATGGTCCCCCCCCAACAAGTGCACAGGTGACTGCGCAGCTGGCTggaatgcagctcagtggtgctgtggccccagcccctcccccttctGGGTTGGGCTATG gccCACCAACATCGCTGGCCTCGGCCTCAGGAAGTTTCCCTAACTCTGGTCCTTATGGCTCCTATCCTCAGGGCCAGGCTTCTCCCCTTAGTCAGGCCCAAGGtcatcctggagtccagcctccCCTGCGATCTGCCCCACCGTTGGCCTCCAGCTTCACACCTCCAGCTTCAGGGGGTCCTCGGATGCCTTCAATGACTGGTCCGCTCCCACCTGGACAGGGCTTTGGGGGTCCCCCAGTAAGCCAGCCCAACCATGTATCCTCACCTCCTGTTCAAGCTCTGCCTCCAGGAACCCAGATGACTGGGCCCCCAGTACCACCGCCACCTATGCACTCCCCCCAGCAGCCAGGCTATCAGCTGCAACAAAATG GTTCTTTTGGACCAGCCGGAGGCCCTCAGCCCAGTTATGGGGGTCCCTACCCTGGAGCGCCCAACTTTGGCAGTCAGCCCGGGCCTCCTCAGCCACTGCCTCCTAAGCGCCTGGACCCTGATgccatccccagccct ATTCAGGTTATTGAGGACGACAGGAACAACCGGGGTTCAGAGCCATTTGTTACCGGTGTACGGGGCCAGGTGCCACCCTTAGTCACTACCAACTTCCTGGTGAAAGATCAAG GGAATGCAAGCCCCCGATACATCCGATGCACATCCTATAATATCCCTTGCACATCTGACATGGCTAAGCAAGCTCAGGTGCCCCTGGCAGCTGTCATCAAGCCTCTGGCAAGGTTGCCTCCAGAGGAG GCTTCACCTTATGTCGTGGACCATGGGGAGTCTGGCCCTCTGCGCTGTAATCGCTGCAAAGCATACATGTGCCCCTTCATGCAGTTCGTTGAGGGAGGGAGGCGTTTCCAGTGCTGCTTCTGCAGCTGTGTCAACGATG TCCCCCCCCAGTATTTCCAACATCTGGATCATACTGGCAAACGTGTGGATGCTTATGACCGTCCTGAGCTGTCCCTGGGCTCTTATGAATTCTTGGCTACTGTCGATTACTGCAAG AACAATAAGTTCCCTAGCCCTCCTGCCTTTATCTTCATGATTGATGTCTCCTATAATGCCATTAGGACTGGTCTTGTTAGGCTCCTCTGTGAGGAGCTCAAGTCACTCTTGGACTACTTACCTAG GGAGGGCGGGGCAGAAGAATCAGCAATCCGGGTTGGCTTTGTCACCTACAATAAGGTGCTCCACTTCTACAATGTGAAGAGCTCATTGGCTCAGCCACAGATGATGGTTGTATCTGACGTGGCTGACATGTTTGTGCCGCTGCTGGATGGCTTCTTGGTCAATGTCAATGAGTCTCGAGCAGTCATCACCAG CTTACTGGATCAGATTCCAGAAATGTTTGCAGATACAAGGGAAACAGAGACAGTATTTGCACCAGTTATCCAGGCTGGGATGGAGGCTCTGAAG GCTGCTGAGTGTGCGGGCAAGCTGTTTCTGTTCCACACATCCCTGcctgtggctgaggccccaggAAGGCTGAAGAAcagagatgacagaaagctgatcAACACAGATAAGGAGAAG ACTCTGTTCCAGCCTCAGACAGGTGCCTATCAGACTCTGGCCAAAGACTGTGTGGCCCAGGGCTGCTGTGTGGACCTGTTCCTCTTCCCTAATCAGTATGTGGATGTGGCCACACTCTCTGTTGTACCCCAGCTCACTGGTGGCTCTGTCTACAAATACGCCTGTTTTCAG GTGGAGAATGATCAAGAACGGTTCCTGAGTGACTTGCGTCGTGACATACAGAAGGTTGTTGGCTTTGATGCTGTGATGCGGGTTCGGACAAGTACTG GTATTCGTGCTGTAGATTTCTTTGGAGCTTTCTACATGAGCAACACAACAGATGTGGAGCTGGCTGGGCTGGATGGGGACAAGACAGTGACCGTGGAGTTTAAACATGACGATCGGCTCAATGAAGAGAGTGGCGCTGTCCTGCAG TGTGCCCTGCTTTATACCAGCTGTGCAGGGCAGCGTCGGCTCCGCATCCACAACCTGGCCCTGAACTGCTGCACCCAGTTGGCTGATCTGTATCGAAACTGTGAGACTGACACACTCATCAACTACATGGCCAAATTTG CATACCGTGGTGTGCTGAATAGCCCCGTGAAGACTGTACGGGACACTCTCATCACCCAGTGTGCCCAGATCCTGGCTTGTTACAGAAAGAACTGtgccagcccctcttctgcaggACAG TTGATCCTTCCTGAGTGCATGAAGCTACTCCCAGTTTACCTGAACTGTGTGTTGAAGAGTGATGTTCTGCAGCCTGGAGCTGAAGTCACTACTGATGACCGTGCCTATGTCCGGCAGCTGGTTACCTCCATGGATGTGGCTGAGACCAATGTCTTCTTTTACCCTCGCCTCTTACCACTG ACAAAGTCTCCCATCGAGAGTACCAGTGAACCACCAGCAGTCCGAGCATCTGAAGAGCGTCTAAGCAATGGCGATATATATTTGCTGGAGAATGGGCTCAACCTCTTCCTCTGGGTGGGAGCAAGTGTCCAACAGGGCGTTGTCCAGAGCCTTTTCAATGTCTCCTCCTTCACTCAGATCACCAGTGGCTTG GGTGTTCTGCCAGTTCTGGATAATCCACTTTCCAAGAAGGTTCGAGGCCTCATTGCTAGCTTAAGGGCACAAAGAATGCGGTACATGAAG CTCATCGTGGTGAAGCAGGAGGACAAGCTGGAGATGCTGTTCAAGCACTTCCTGGTGGAAGACAAGAGCCTGAGTGGGGGAGCATCCTATGTGGACTTTCTCTGTCACATGCACAAAGAGATTCGGCAGCTACTGAGCTAA